One Coffea arabica cultivar ET-39 chromosome 5c, Coffea Arabica ET-39 HiFi, whole genome shotgun sequence DNA window includes the following coding sequences:
- the LOC140007598 gene encoding transcription termination factor MTERF4, chloroplastic-like has protein sequence MLDVVAKMASVLRRKRPVTSFFLDLPKNSPFASESFLRKPSQNPHPLTPSTSYLNNNRVQFIRPFSTKSTAKFPEYQMPSVSWGVIQGRKEKLVSRVIICDYLKGIGIIPEELEDLELPSTVEVMRERVEFLQKLGLTIDDINEYPLMLGCSVRKNIIPVLGYLEKIGIQRPKLGEFVKNYPQCLHASVVVELVPVIKFLRGLDVEKQDIGYVLMKYPELLGFKLEGTMSTSVAYLVSIGVHPRDIGPMVTQYPYVLGMRVGTMIKPLVDYLVSLGLQKKILARMFEKRAYLLGYDLEDTVKPNVECLISFGIRQEAIASVIAQYPQILGLPLKAKLSSQQYFFNLKLKVDPDGFARVIEKMPQIVSLNQHVIMKPVEFLLGRAVPAEDVAKMIVKFPQLVALQVGLMKNSYYFFKSEMGRPLKELVEFPEYFTYSLESRIKPRFQRLQSKGISCSLAWFLNCSDQRFEERLHGHYIEAESAGPSFFMGGKLELPGNEIVSEEEDESDDEILYRRTVSL, from the coding sequence ATGCTTGACGTCGTTGCAAAGATGGCCTCAGTCTTGAGAAGAAAACGACCTGTAACTTCATTTTTTCTTGACCTCCCAAAGAACAGTCCGTTTGCTTCAGAATCATTCCTTCGTAAACCCTCCCAAAACCCTCATCCTCTAACGCCATCTACCAGTTACTTGAACAATAATAGGGTTCAATTTATTAGGCCCTTTTCAACCAAATCTACTGCCAAATTCCCCGAATATCAAATGCCCTCTGTTTCCTGGGGCGTGATACAGGGGCGCAAAGAGAAACTCGTCTCGCGTGTTATAATTTGTGACTACCTCAAGGGTATAGGCATAATCCCTGAAGAGTTGGAGGATCTAGAATTGCCATCTACCGTTGAAGTCATGCGCGAGCGTGTGGAGTTCTTGCAGAAGCTGGGACTCACCATTGACGATATTAACGAATACCCCTTGATGCTAGGTTGTAGCGTGAGGAAAAACATCATTCCTGTCTTGGGGTATTTAGAAAAAATTGGGATCCAAAGGCCTAAACTTGGTGAGTTTGTTAAGAATTATCCGCAATGCCTTCACGCTAGTGTTGTAGTCGAGCTTGTTCCGGTCATCAAGTTTCTGAGGGGGCTTGATGTTGAGAAGCAGGACATCGGTTATGTCTTGATGAAGTATCCCGAGTTACTGGGATTCAAGCTTGAGGGGACTATGAGTACTTCAGTGGCTTATTTAGTTAGTATTGGGGTTCATCCAAGGGATATTGGTCCCATGGTCACTCAATATCCCTACGTTTTGGGGATGAGAGTTGGGACGATGATTAAGCCACTTGTGGATTACTTGGTTTCTCTGGGGTTGCAGAAGAAGATTCTGGCTAGGATGTTTGAAAAGAGAGCATATTTACTTGGATATGACCTTGAGGATACTGTGAAACCAAATGTGGAGTGTTTGATTAGTTTCGGAATTAGACAGGAAGCAATTGCTTCAGTCATTGCGCAATACCCCCAAATTCTTGGATTACCTCTGAAGGCTAAATTGTCTTCCCAGCAGTATTTCTTCAACCTAAAGCTTAAGGTTGATCCTGATGGTTTCGCTCGTGTTATCGAGAAAATGCCACAGATTGTGAGTCTTAACCAGCATGTGATAATGAAACCTGTGGAGTTTCTTCTTGGACGCGCAGTTCCAGCAGAAGATGTAGCAAAGATGATTGTCAAGTTTCCTCAGCTAGTTGCTTTACAAGTTGGGCTCATGAAAAACAGCTATTACTTTTTTAAGAGTGAAATGGGCAGACCACTAAAAGAGCTCGTTGAATTTCCAGAATATTTTACTTATAGCTTAGAATCAAGGATCAAACCCAGGTTTCAGAGGTTGCAAAGCAAGGGGATAAGCTGTTCTTTGGCTTGGTTTCTCAACTGTAGTGACCAAAGATTTGAAGAGCGACTCCATGGGCATTACATTGAGGCAGAGAGTGCTGGTCCGTCATTTTTTATGGGTGGGAAGTTGGAGTTACCAGGAAATGAGATTGTATCAGAAGAGGAGGATGAGAGTGATGACGAAATACTTTATAGACGCACTGTCtctttgtag
- the LOC140007599 gene encoding transcription termination factor MTERF4, chloroplastic-like, translating into MSTSVAYLVSIGVHPRDIGPMVTQYPYVLGMRVGTMIKPLVDYLVSLGLPKKILARMFEKRAYLLGYDLEDTVKPNVECLISFGIRQEALASVIAQYPQILGLPLKAKLSSQQYFFNLKLKVDPDGFARVIEKMPQIVSLNQHVIMKPMEFLLGRAVPAEDVAKMIVKCPQLVALQVGLMKNSYYFFKSEMGRPVKELVEFPEYFTYSLESRIKPRFQRLQSKGISCSLAWFLNCSDQRFEERLHGHYIEAESAGPSFFMGGKLELPGNEIVSEEEDESDDEILYRRTVSL; encoded by the coding sequence ATGAGTACTTCAGTGGCTTATTTAGTTAGTATTGGGGTTCATCCAAGGGATATTGGTCCCATGGTCACTCAATATCCCTACGTTTTGGGGATGAGAGTTGGGACGATGATTAAGCCACTTGTGGATTACTTGGTTTCTCTGGGGTTGCCGAAGAAGATTCTGGCTAGGATGTTTGAAAAGAGAGCATATTTACTTGGATATGACCTTGAGGATACTGTGAAACCAAATGTGGAGTGTTTGATTAGTTTCGGAATTAGACAGGAAGCACTTGCTTCAGTCATTGCGCAATACCCCCAAATTCTTGGATTACCTCTGAAGGCTAAATTGTCTTCCCAGCAGTATTTCTTCAACCTAAAGCTTAAGGTTGATCCTGATGGTTTCGCTCGTGTTATTGAGAAAATGCCACAGATTGTGAGTCTTAACCAGCATGTGATAATGAAACCTATGGAGTTTCTTCTTGGACGCGCAGTTCCAGCAGAAGATGTAGCAAAGATGATTGTCAAGTGTCCTCAGCTAGTTGCTTTACAAGTTGGGCTCATGAAAAACAGCTATTACTTTTTTAAGAGTGAAATGGGCAGACCAGTAAAAGAGCTCGTTGAATTTCCAGAATATTTTACTTATAGCTTAGAATCAAGGATCAAACCCAGGTTTCAGAGGTTGCAAAGCAAGGGGATAAGCTGTTCTTTGGCTTGGTTTCTCAACTGTAGCGACCAAAGATTTGAAGAGCGACTCCATGGGCATTACATTGAGGCAGAGAGTGCTGGTCCGTCATTTTTTATGGGTGGGAAGTTGGAGTTACCAGGAAATGAGATTGTATCAGAAGAGGAGGATGAGAGTGATGACGAAATACTTTATAGACGCACTGTCtctttgtag
- the LOC140007661 gene encoding uncharacterized protein, which produces MDEEITFGPKDAVPLASGNHEAIVIDIVTNNYRVKKVYVDQGSAVDIMFYRVFKELGLKDDQLTPVRTPLVGFTGSPINPEGMITLMVTVGQAPKCRTISVNFVVVKQASPYNVFLGRPALNALRAIPFTLHLSVKFPTPAGIAEVHGDPEVARACYLATLRGPEKVVVQTTCLEPYIPGDETRQPGTQDEIEEFP; this is translated from the coding sequence ATGGACGAGGAGATAACTTTCGGGCCAAAGGATGCGGTCCCCCTGGCGTCCGGAAATCACGAGGCCATTGTGATAGACATTGTCACCAACAACTACCGGGTGAAGAAAGTGTATGTCGACCAAGGGAGCGCAGTTGACATTATGTTCTATCGGGTGTTCAAGGAGCTCGGATTGAAGGATGACCAACTGACCCCGGTCCGAACACCTCTGGTAGGTTTCACAGGTTCGCCCATCAATCCGGAGGGAATGATCACCTTGATGGTCACGGTAGGGCAGGCTCCCAAATGCCGGACCATCTCTGTTAACTTTGTGGTGGTCAAACAAGCGTCGCCGTACAATGTTTTCCTTGGGAGACCTGCTCTGAACGCCCTCCGGGCCATTCCCTTTACTCTCCATCTCAGTGTCAAGTTCCCTACTCCCGCAGGGATAGCCGAGGTGCACGGTGACCCAGAGGTAGCCAGAGCCTGCTACCTGGCAACGCTCCGCGGGCCAGAGAAGGTGGTCGTTCAGACGACCTGTCTGGAGCCTTACATCCCGGGGGATGAAACCCGGCAGCCGGGTACCCAGGACGAAATCGAGGAATTCCCTTGA
- the LOC140007662 gene encoding uncharacterized protein, whose amino-acid sequence MSIRQKPDESLRNFMTRFNAESLQVRDKDEKVVMAVFTNGLRVEELFYELAKKPPVNLEELLTRAHAAANAEEAGRLKKESDRELGDWKGRTNPQEGKDVPAKKNVFDRLSKEKAPVPPPLSEKSYIPLTRPRAQILSVMEAEGLGDRPPKMGTPRNKRNQDRYCAFHRDVGHDTEGCWALKKEIENLIQRGFLGRFVRHDRPGQEFGRHYYGDRREVQRRDRPERRDAPWGHSPD is encoded by the coding sequence ATGTCTATCCGGCAGAAGCCCGACGAGTCGTTGAGGAACTTCATGACCCGCTTCAACGCGGAGAGCTTGCAGGTAAGGGATAAAGACGAGAAAGTGGTAATGGCCGTATTCACGAACGGGCTCAGGGTAGAGGAGCTCTTCTACGAGTTGGCCAAGAAGCCTCCCGTAAACCTGGAGGAGCTCCTAACCCGGGCGCACGCGGCCGCTAATGCGGAGGAGGCAGGCCGCCTGAAGAAGGAATCAGATCGAGAGCTCGGAGATTGGAAGGGTCGAACAAACCCCCAAGAGGGCAAGGACGTCCCGGCCAAGAAGAACGTCTTTGATCGACTCTCGAAGGAGAAGGCACCCGTTCCGCCACCGCTCTCGGAGAAGAGCTACATCCCTCTGACACGGCCTAGAGCCCAGATCTTGTCTGTTATGGAAGCGGAAGGGCTGGGAGATCGGCCGCCAAAGATGGGAACACCTCGGAACAAGAGGAATCAGGACCGGTACTGTGCCTTTCACCGCGACGTGGGGCACGACACGGAGGGATGCTGGGCCCTAAAGAAGGAGATCGAGAACCTGATCCAGCGCGGCTTTCTGGGACGGTTCGTACGCCATGACCGACCGGGCCAGGAGTTCGGGCGCCATTACTATGGGGACCGGCGTGAGGTACAGCGTCGCGACCGTCCTGAGCGACGCGATGCCCCTTGGGGCCATTCGCCCGACTAG
- the LOC140007601 gene encoding protein PAT1 homolog 1-like: protein MERSDSKDFPDASSSSSSSAAPASASSFSENALFDASQYAFFGKDIVEEVDLGGLEEEYDDSASIPVLGGFGARDDDLQEYHLFDKDEGSGLGSLSDMDDLATTFSKLNRVVTGPRHPGVIGDRGSGSFSRESSSAAEWVQESDFPEWREHMSDSEFYPEGKRWSSQPQLSSGKPLYRTSSYPLQQQQLQRTSSYPQQQPQLQHFASEPIIVPKSSFTSFPPPGGRSEQASPSGYSPHMNISSLASGSHSPFSAPNVSHLSNSNMHLAGLPHGFPYGRNMAQLTPLNTRSQNQWTGPGNLFDGGHSNMLNSFLYQQLPFQNGLLPPHLMSTQQQLQQARLHLSVQPSVAHFSALRSQLYNSFPSPAHLSKYGLANMRDSRPKSTKKGKHNVRFSQQGSDAGSQRSDSNWPQFRSKYMTADEIESILKMQHSAAHSNDPYVDDYYHQARLAKKAAELGSEHRFCPAQTRESSSRSRNSTESQPHLHVDALGRVSFSSVRRPQPLLEVDPPASACGDGTGEQKTSDKPLEQEPMLAARITIEDGLYLLLDVDDIDRLLQFSQPQDGGAQLRRRRQVLLEGLAASLQLVDPLGKSGSSAGLAPKDDIVFLRLVSLPKGRKLISRFIQLLFPGVELARIVCMAIFRHLRFLFGGLPSDSEAADTIINLAQTVSACVSGMDLNSLSACLAAVVCSSEQPPLRPLGSAAGDGASIILKAVLERATHLLTESKAAGNYSIPNPALWQASFDAFFGLLTKYCLSKYDSIVQSIFNQNQPDAEMNVPEAARAVSREMPVELLRASLPHTDERQRKLLLNFAQRSMPLTGFNAHGGSSGQINPESVKG, encoded by the exons ATGGAGAGATCCGATTCCAAGGACTTTCCCGACGCCtcctcctcatcctcatcctcaGCTGCTCCTGCTTCTGCTTCTTCCTTTTCTG AAAATGCCCTTTTTGATGCATCGCAATACGCCTTTTTCGGCAAAGACATAGTGGAGGAAGTCGACTTGGGGGGTTTAGAGGAGGAATATGATGATAGCGCTAGTATTCCTGTACTTGGGGGATTTGGCGCCCGTGACGACGATTTGCAGGAGTACCATTTGTTTGACAAAGATGAG GGATCAGGTTTGGGATCTTTATCTGATATGGATGATCTGGCAACTACATTTTCAAAG TTGAACAGAGTTGTCACTGGGCCACGACATCCAGGGGTTATTGGAGATCGAGGATCTGGATCATTTTCAAGGGAAA GTTCATCTGCTGCAGAATGGGTGCAGGAGTCAGATTTTCCAGAGTGGCGAGAGCATATGTCTGACTCAGAGTTTTACCCAGAAGGTAAGAGATGGTCGTCACAGCCTCAGCTTTCCTCTGGAAAGCCATTGTATAGAACATCTTCCTATCCACTGCAGCAGCAACAGCTGCAAAGAACATCATCGTACCCTCAGCAGCAACCACAGCTGCAACACTTTGCCAGTGAACCTATTATTGTGCCCAAGTCTTCTTTCACTTCCTTCCCACCACCTGGTGGCAGATCTGAACAAGCTTCTCCAAGCGGCTATTCACCTCACATGAACATTTCATCTCTTGCTAGTGGGTCTCACTCACCCTTCTCAGCACCAAATGTCTCTCATTTATCCAACTCCAATATGCATCTGGCTGGATTGCCTCATGGGTTTCCTTATGGTAGAAATATGGCTCAATTAACTCCCCTGAACACTCGGTCACAGAACCAGTGGACTGGCCCTGGTAACCTTTTTGATGGGGGTCATTCTAACATGTTAAACAGTTTTTTGTATCAACAATTGCCTTTCCAGAACGGATTATTGCCACCACATTTAATGTCAACCCAGCAGCAGTTGCAGCAAGCAAGACTTCACCTTTCAGTTCAACCATCCGTAGCCCATTTCTCAGCACTTCGATCTCAGCTTTATAACAGCTTTCCTTCACCAGCACACCTGAGTAAATACGGTTTAGCTAATATGAGGGATTCAAGACCCAAATCAACAAAGAAGGGTAAGCACAATGTGCGCTTTTCTCAACAAGGCTCAGATGCTGGTAGCCAGAGGAGTGATAGTAACTGGCCTCAGTTCAGATCCAAGTATATGACAGCAGATGAAATAGAGAGTATTCTTAAAATGCAACATTCTGCAGCCCATTCCAATGACCCATATGTGGATGATTATTACCACCAAGCTCGTCTTGCAAAGAAAGCAGCCGAATTGGGGTCAGAGCACCGTTTCTGCCCGGCGCAGACAAGAGAGTCATCCTCTAGATCCCGTAATAGTACAGAATCACAGCCTCATCTCCATGTTGATGCTCTTGGAAGGGTTTCCTTCTCGTCTGTTCGTAGGCCCCAACCACTCCTTGAAGTTGACCCACCTGCCTCAGCTTGTGGTGATGGCACTGGAGAACAGAAAACGTCAGATAAGCCTTTAGAGCAAGAACCGATGCTTGCAGCCAGAATTACAATAGAAGATGGCCTTTATCTTCTGCTTGATGTTGATGACATTGACAGGCTTTTACAATTCAGTCAGCCTCAAGATGGTGGTGCTCAGCTCAGGCGGAGGCGGCAGGTCCTCCTAGAAGGCTTGGCAGCTTCACTACAGCTTGTTGATCCACTTGGAAAAAGCGGCAGCTCAGCTGGGCTGGCTCCCAAGGATGACATTGTGTTCCTGCGATTGGTCTCTCTTCCCAAAGGCCGAAAACTAATTTCCAGGTTCATTCAACTTCTTTTTCCTGGTGTTGAGCTGGCCCGAATAGTTTGTATGGCTATCTTCCGTCATCTAAGATTTTTGTTCGGTGGCCTACCTTCTGATTCAGAAGCAGCCGACACCATCATTAATCTTGCACAAACAGTTTCAGCATGTGTTAGTGGAATGGATCTTAATTCTCTGAGTGCTTGTCTTGCTGCTGTAGTCTGTTCCTCAGAACAGCCACCTCTCCGACCACTTGGAAGTGCTGCTGGAGATGGGGCCTCGATTATCTTGAAAGCTGTGCTAGAAAGGGCAACTCACTTATTAACTGAATCCAAGGCTGCTGGCAACTACAGCATTCCTAATCCTGCCCTGTGGCAGGCATCCTTTGATGCCTTCTTTGGTCTTCTTACCAAGTATTGCCTCAGTAAATATGATAGTATTGTGCAATCAATATTTAACCAGAACCAGCCAGATGCAGAGATGAATGTTCCGGAGGCTGCAAGAGCTGTTAGCAGGGAAATGCCTGTGGAGCTCTTACGTGCTAGTCTTCCACACACTGATGAGCGCCAGAGGAAGCTGCTGCTGAACTTTGCTCAGAGATCCATGCCGCTGACTGGTTTTAATGCTCATGGTGGGAGCAGCGGACAAATAAATCCGGAATCTGTGAAAGGTTAG